The Filimonas lacunae genomic sequence TTCTGCCGTCATTCTCCTGTTCCACAAAGGCTGTTTGCAAAGGATTGTCGGTTTTCGGCGGCGCCACTTCAAATACTTTTACACTGGAATTTTTTAGTTGTAATCGTAATGCTTGCGAATACACATGAACGGCAGCCTTGGTGCCACAGTATAAAGGCGAAATGGTGAAGGGGATAAAGGCTAAACCCGAAGTGATGTTTATAATGGCAGCGGATTGTTGTTGCATTAAATGTGGCAAAAACTGGTGAATCATCCGAACCGTACCGGAGAAATTTGTTTCAATTTCATCGGTTACATTTTCAATGGTTACACTGTCATCCATCAATTTTACTGTACGCATAATACCGGCGTTGTTGATGATAATTTTCAGATGAGGAAACTGCCTGGTAACTATTTCATACATCTCTTCTATATCTTTCGGATTATTCACATTGCTTTGAATGACATGGAGGTAGGGAAACTGCTGCCTGGTCTTCTGCAATTTTGCCATATCACGGCCAGTTATGATCACTGTTGCGCCTTGTTGCATTAATTGTTTGGCAAATTCTAAACCTATTCCGTTAGAGCCTCCTGTAATGAGGACGGTGCTGTTTTTTAATTGCATAATCTGATAGTTTTTCGGGGGCATCTGAATAGCAGATCCAACAGACAACCTCCCTGTTATAGTGCAAAAATCTGTAACAATGTGGCATGCTGTTTACCTGAAAGGTTCAGGATTGGTTATCTGAAAAGTTCAATGAAAGGGATTCATAAGTTCAATACGGCCCGGTAAAATGACGTATTTTCAGGGAGGAATATATGGGCTGAAAAATTGACCGGGAAAAATGTCATTTTTTCTTATTTGTTTCAATTGGCATTTTGTCTGATATAGTTTTTTTAAAAAAACAGGAGGTTTTTTATGACAACTACAATTGCAAAAAGACAGAATGGTAATGTACCAGCCACTTTTGGAAATGTTGTTGATAACATCTTCCAAAACAGTTTACACCGCTTTTTTGATGACCACTTTTTTACTGTGGGTAAACCCTTGCATAACGAGGTGGTGCCGGTTAATGTACGGGAAAATAATCAAGGATATGATATTGAAGTAATAGCACCCGGCTGCCGGAAAGACGCATTTAAAGTGAATGTAAACGGCAACCTGCTTACCATTGGTTATGAACAACAGGAAGAACGAACCGAACAACAGGAAAAAAACGAATGGAGACGTACCGAATACCAACGCCATTCTTTTACCAGAACCTTTACGCTGGATGACTCTGTAGATGTTAACGGCATACAGGCCGGTTATAAGGATGGTATTTTGCACATTCATTTACCTAAAAATGAAAAGGCAAAAGAAGTGAGCAAGACTATTGAAATTCAATAATCCTGTTGCTGTACAAACAGGTGGAATACTGTATTCCACCTGTTTTTTTACCAAGATGGTGTATACAGTTACAAACTACAATGCCATAGACCTATGGAACGTGCTTTTTATATCATTAGTAATTTAACAACGCCCGATGGGATACAAAAGCTGGGTACGTTTAACATAGGTTGCGATGCTGTGTTTGCGTATTCGTTATTCAGTAAATTGAAAGGTGAGTATAGTGCAGATGATGCTGGTTTGCTTCATATGGACCTGGTGGAGCTGCAAGATAGTTTACCTAAAAATTTAAAAATAATCCATTGTAACCTGCGCGAACTTGCCGAGAACTGCGCTACTATTACTAAGGAAGTTTTTAAGTATTACACATTTACTGAAACCTGATAGGTGAAGTAGGGTTCTTCATTTTTTTGCCGCAACAGGTTGAATACTGTTTGTTAAAAAAATCTAAATAAGAGGATAAATTCATTTTTCATTTTTCTGTTTTGTAATAAATTAGCGCGCCATTTCAAGAAAATGTATGGCTGCCATATTCACATTAGACATCGTTTGAAGCAATTATCATATATAAATTTTAGTTGTAAGGATTATGTTTACTAAATCACTCATTACCCGTTTACGCAACCCGCGTTATGTTATTGTTTTTGCGCTTACTGCTTTATCCCTTTTTCAGTACCGCTTATTGTTTGCACAAACAGCCCCGACTTCCGGGCCATCGTCTTTTACTGCAAGGCTTATCAACATTGAAGCCGCTACCAGTGAGGTGTTCCGGTATACCACTACACTTCGCAACGGATCGGGCAAAGCGGGCATTTATGATTTACAGACAGCGTTGCCTGCCGGATGGCTGATCACTTATCGTGTAGAGGGGAGCCAGGTAACCTCCGTAAATATGGAGGCTGGTAAATCGCAGGATATTTCCATTGAAATAAATGCACCTGCGGGAACCAAACCAGATAAGTATAAAATTCCTGTAAAAGCTGTATCTGCAAACGAAAGCCTGTTACTTACCCTGGAAGCTGTTGTGAAAGGCACTTACAGCCTGGAGCTGACAACGCCTACCGGGCGACTGACAGATGAAGTTACTTCGGGTAGCCGTAAAGAAATTCATTTGGTGGTAAAGAATTCCGGTTCACTTCCTTTAAAGGATATTGAGTTCTCTTCTCAGCTTCCCACTAACTGGGAATGCACTTTTGAACCTGCTAAAGTGCAGCAACTGGATGCCGGTAAAACAGCCGATATTATTGCTAAAGTACAGGTGCCTGATAAAACCATTGCGGGCGATTATGCCGCCACTTTTACCACAAGAAATACCAATAGCAACGCTCAGGCGGTATTTCGTATGGTAGTGAATACTTCACTGCTGTCGGGCTGGATAGGTGTGCTGGTAATATTGATAGCTGCCGGATTGGTTTATTACCTGGTGCGCAAATACGGCAGGCGCTAACCGGGCTATGGTACACATTTTTGTTTCAACAGATTCAAACAAGAAGATGGAACAGATGAACGATGTTATCATAGAACTGGATAGTGTTACTAAATGCTACGGTTCGCTGAAGGCAGTAGATAACCTGAGCCTGCGCATTCATAAAGGTGAGATATTTGGTTTGCTGGGCCCTAATGGTGCGGGAAAAACAACCACCATATTAATGATGCTGGGACTTACCGAACCTACTGCAGGCCACGTGCGGGTGTGTGGCTATAATGCCACTACCCAGCCTATTGCCGTTAAAAAGAAAGTGGGTTATATGCCCGATAGTGTTGGGTTTTATGACGGCATGAGTGCTTTGGAAAACCTGGTGTATATAGGCAGGCTGAACGGTGTGCCGGAAAATGAGGTGGAAAGTCGCGCCAGGGAAGTGATGGAGCAGGTAGGTTTAGGCAACGATATGTATAAAAAAACAGCAGCTTACTCGCGCGGTATGAAGCAGCGGCTGGGATTGGCGGATGTGCTGATTAAACAACCCGATGTAATTATCCTGGACGAGCCTACGCTGGGTATAGACCCTACCGGTATCAGAGACTTTTTGCAACTGATTAAACAACTGAGCCTGCAACAGGGGCTTACGGTGTTATTGTCGTCTCACCACCTGCACCATGTGCAGCAGGTTTGTGACAGGGTAGGCATTTTTGTAAACGGAAAAATGCTGGCGGAAGGCAATATTGACACCCTGTCGGGCAACCTGTTTAACCGGGAAGGTTATACCACTACCATCACTTTGGAAGAAGTGGTAGCAGATGCTACAGTACTGGATGCTGAGTTAAAGCACCTGGACGCTGTAAAGCAGGTGCTGATAACAGACAAGCAGCTTTCTTTTACCTGCAGCAGGGATATTACACCAGCTCTTGTGCGGCGGATGGTAGAAAAAGGATATGGTATCACCGGTGTGCACAAGAAGGAGTACGGCCTGGACGATATTTATCAAAAATATTTTGAAAACAATTTAACGGGAGATACAACCGATGAGAAGTCTCGCAGTTTCTTTCAAAAATCTTTCTTTAAAAGGCATAAAAAGCAATAGCAGTAACAGGCAGCAGGCATCGCCATTTCGGGTAATGGTGCATAAAGAGGTGGCCGACCATATCCGAAGCTGGCGTTTTGTTGTTTTGATTGCGTTAATTGTTCTTACGTTCATCACATCTATGTACGTATCTCTGCGCAATATCAAACCTGCGGTAAGCCGTGCTGCCGATCCGGATCATTTGTTCCTGTATCTGAAGCTGCTTACTACAACGGATAATGCTATTCCGCCGTTTCATGTATTTCTTAGTTTTCTGGGGCCTTTGCTAGGTATAAGTGTAGGGTTTGATGCTATAAACGCGGAAAAAAACAACGGTACGCTTATCCGGTTAATGGCACAGCCTGTATATAGGGATAACCTGCTGCTGGCAAAATTTGTAAGCTCGCTTATTGTAATTACTACGCTGTTTGTTTCCCTTTCATTGTTAATGGTGGGAGGGGGACTGCTGATAACCGGTGTACGGATAGAACCGCAGGAACTGCTTAGGATAGGAGCCTTTATCCTGTTTACAATAGTGTATGTATCTTTTTGGTTAGGGCTCTCTATCCTTCTATCCGTAGCTTTTAAACAGGCAGCTACATCAGCGCTTACGGCTATTGGCATCTGGTTGTTTTTTACTGTTTTTTATCCCATTGTGGTAAATCTGGCAGTAAGATCGTTTTTACCAGATCCATCGTTCCTGTCCCGTGATGAAATTGCAGGTTACAATGAAATGATATTGAATATACTGCGAGTGGCGCCTGGGCAGTTATATGCCGATGCCACCACTACGCTGTTAATGCCTTCTGTAAGAAGCCTGGGACCACTCACCATGGAGCAAATGGCAGGAGCTATTCCTTCGCCGCTGCCTTTTAAAGAAAGCCTGTTAATAGTGTGGCCGCAGGTAAGTGGCCTGCTGGCTGCAACAGTGGTATGCTTTGCTGTTTCTTATTACCTGTTTATGCGTCGTGAAATAAGAAGTTAGAAAACTAGATGGTATAAAACGTTAGGAGCGGGGGAAGTAGCCCCGCTTATTTTAGCTGGCTTGCATGGTGTCTGTATCTGCTGTTGCAATCTTTTTAAGCATGCCTCTGAAAATAAAGAAATGAAATGGCAGCATCATCAGCCAATACAGTCGGCCCAATAAACCAACAGGCCTGAAAGTGGCTTCCTGCAGCACCATACCGGTATCTGATATGCTGAATTCCAGCCAGGCTTCGCCGGGCAATCTCATTTCGGCGTATAGCAATAGTCTTTTTTCAGCGCGGCTGGCATACAATACCCGCCAGAAATCAAGACTATCGCCAATGTATAATTGTGTGCTGTTTTTTCGGCCTCGTTTCAGGCCTACGCCGCCGAAAACTTTGTCTAAAAATCCTCTGAATTCCCAAAGCCAATCGGCGTAATACCATCCGGAAGTGCCACCTATGGCAAATATTTTATTAAGTGCATTGTCTGTATTGGTTGCCTGCATTTCTCTCCGGTCTTTAAAACAACCGTATGCAGGCGCCTGCATAGGATAGGCGTGGTAA encodes the following:
- a CDS encoding ABC transporter permease; translated protein: MRSLAVSFKNLSLKGIKSNSSNRQQASPFRVMVHKEVADHIRSWRFVVLIALIVLTFITSMYVSLRNIKPAVSRAADPDHLFLYLKLLTTTDNAIPPFHVFLSFLGPLLGISVGFDAINAEKNNGTLIRLMAQPVYRDNLLLAKFVSSLIVITTLFVSLSLLMVGGGLLITGVRIEPQELLRIGAFILFTIVYVSFWLGLSILLSVAFKQAATSALTAIGIWLFFTVFYPIVVNLAVRSFLPDPSFLSRDEIAGYNEMILNILRVAPGQLYADATTTLLMPSVRSLGPLTMEQMAGAIPSPLPFKESLLIVWPQVSGLLAATVVCFAVSYYLFMRREIRS
- a CDS encoding Hsp20/alpha crystallin family protein, with protein sequence MTTTIAKRQNGNVPATFGNVVDNIFQNSLHRFFDDHFFTVGKPLHNEVVPVNVRENNQGYDIEVIAPGCRKDAFKVNVNGNLLTIGYEQQEERTEQQEKNEWRRTEYQRHSFTRTFTLDDSVDVNGIQAGYKDGILHIHLPKNEKAKEVSKTIEIQ
- a CDS encoding COG1470 family protein produces the protein MFTKSLITRLRNPRYVIVFALTALSLFQYRLLFAQTAPTSGPSSFTARLINIEAATSEVFRYTTTLRNGSGKAGIYDLQTALPAGWLITYRVEGSQVTSVNMEAGKSQDISIEINAPAGTKPDKYKIPVKAVSANESLLLTLEAVVKGTYSLELTTPTGRLTDEVTSGSRKEIHLVVKNSGSLPLKDIEFSSQLPTNWECTFEPAKVQQLDAGKTADIIAKVQVPDKTIAGDYAATFTTRNTNSNAQAVFRMVVNTSLLSGWIGVLVILIAAGLVYYLVRKYGRR
- a CDS encoding ABC transporter ATP-binding protein, with product MEQMNDVIIELDSVTKCYGSLKAVDNLSLRIHKGEIFGLLGPNGAGKTTTILMMLGLTEPTAGHVRVCGYNATTQPIAVKKKVGYMPDSVGFYDGMSALENLVYIGRLNGVPENEVESRAREVMEQVGLGNDMYKKTAAYSRGMKQRLGLADVLIKQPDVIILDEPTLGIDPTGIRDFLQLIKQLSLQQGLTVLLSSHHLHHVQQVCDRVGIFVNGKMLAEGNIDTLSGNLFNREGYTTTITLEEVVADATVLDAELKHLDAVKQVLITDKQLSFTCSRDITPALVRRMVEKGYGITGVHKKEYGLDDIYQKYFENNLTGDTTDEKSRSFFQKSFFKRHKKQ
- a CDS encoding SDR family oxidoreductase, encoding MQLKNSTVLITGGSNGIGLEFAKQLMQQGATVIITGRDMAKLQKTRQQFPYLHVIQSNVNNPKDIEEMYEIVTRQFPHLKIIINNAGIMRTVKLMDDSVTIENVTDEIETNFSGTVRMIHQFLPHLMQQQSAAIINITSGLAFIPFTISPLYCGTKAAVHVYSQALRLQLKNSSVKVFEVAPPKTDNPLQTAFVEQENDGRTMKVSDLVAASIKGILKDQYEIRPGLANVMKWMSRIAPGFFTKMINRNLEKRLNKQH